A segment of the Epinephelus fuscoguttatus linkage group LG23, E.fuscoguttatus.final_Chr_v1 genome:
ATTAGATCTAGACTGAGTTCAGGCTGAGGTCTCAGTAATGTATGATATTAACAATGGTCCTCAGAAGTACAGAAAGACAAacgtgtgtgtgtacctggtcTCTCTGTGAGTACATAGACACTTGCTGCTGCAGTAGCGCCCCCCACAGGTGGTACAGGTGTAGTGAGAGGGAAAACCACAGACACAGCAGAAGTGACGGGGGGGCAGAGACGAGGGAGGGGCCGCTGCAGACAGGTAGTTCGGCTCCGGCCTCTCCGACAGGTTCTACCAATCAGAGGACAGAGCAGGAGTCAGCTGACAACACACcctcagccaatgagagagcagGAAAAGAGTGAAGCTGTGTGACCCACCTCTTCCTCCAGCAGCGTGGTGAAGTTCTTCCTGAAACGCTGCTTAAAGTGATCGCCCCtcgtcttcctcttcttcttctctggacacacagagacagaaggaggagaACTTATAACTGTTGTATAACGTCAGTAATCATCTGTCCCCCAAGGGAGGACACGAAGGGACAATATAGACAAGACAGAAACGCCTGTTTTTAGTGATAACATTTTTGCAAAATAAGGACAACTTTTGCAACGTGAGGACATTTTTAGAGAGCGAAGACATTTTTGCAAAGCGAGGACATTTCTGGAATTCTAAGAAATTTTTGCAAATTAGGGACAACTTTGGAAAGTCGGGACATTtctgaaaagtaaaaatacttttGCAAAGTGACAACATTTCTGGAACACGAGGACATTTTTGGAGCATAAGGACATTTTTGCaatgtgaggacatttttgcaaCATGAGGACATTTCCGGAATTCTAGGatatttttttgcaaattaGGGACAATTTTGGAAAATCAGGACATTtgtgaaaagtaaaaatatttttacgaAGTGACAACATTTCTGGAACACGAGGACAGTTTTGCaaaatgaggacatttttgctaAGTAAAGACATTTCTAGGATTCCAGGACATTTTTTACAAAGTGAAATCATTTCTGgtaagtgaggacatttttcaaAGTCCAGTTCACTCTTGGaatgtgaggacatttttgcaaagtgaggacattgTCTCACCTGGTTCTTCTGTCTCACTGAAGGCAGGCAGGCGGGCAGTAGGacctggaggagggagggaggacagaGGGTCGTCctggaaacacaaaacaacatgacCACCGAAAAACTGTCTTCAAAGTCCCATTAAAGCAAAACTAAACGTGTAATTAAAAACAGTTTGTCACACCAAAGAAAAGTGTGTCATTAACCAACCAGCCAAATGTAAATTATTAAACAATCACCAGAGagtggagtgagagagtggtacatcctgtcagccgaggggtttcctatctgtgcagccgagcaccgcagcacctccacggactattacatccagacggtcccggtgtttcctccgcaggctccacttcactcagctgcccgataaacccgctgcttcttcccactttaacctgaataacaaaccagggctcggtgctccggttggatccaaacggagagccggggctagctcagagactagcggaggctaactggctgtgcttccctccggtcatgctgcggctaacactccgctagccgctcccagctagctccggtttgttattcaggttaaagtgtgaagaagcagcgggtctgtggggcagctgagtgaagtggagcctgaggaggaagcaccggttagccccggtttcactacaggcagattcactcgctacaggggcgaggaaataaaacctgaacggccagacgctcaccgacggcccgactttggtcgacggccgaccgtcggcttggtgtgtcagaagACTGATGGTCTGTTAGTGACGGCTGTTAAGTTTGTGTTAATACGACTGTGACACGTaacggagacagagaggagcttGTGGGACTTCACAACCTCACTGCTCACACACAGTGGTCGAAAGGAACAACACTGATACTCTGACGCCAGTAGTAACGTAGTATTCATACAGTAGGGGAGGAGTTATGATGAGGATGACTGCAGTGTGTCATCGAGCAGACATTTGATGACAAACAGTTGAACAGTCTGACTCCACACTTCAGTCTTCTCACGTGTTATCAACAAGTATTTTCTAACAAATTTAATGTACATAACAAAACACAGACCATCGTCCTCGtaacaacatcaacacacacaactTATTACGAATTAAAGGTCTTTTTCCACAGAGGCAGCAGattcacactgacacacctgGAAGTTGTCTTTCTCCAGAGCCTCCAGCTGCCTGGTCAGTCTCCTCTGTCGGGTGGCTTCATCCAAAACTCTGCGCTGCCCAGCCTCCACCcgagctgacacacacacacacacacacacacacacacacacacacacacagagtttacaTCACTGTGCTGTTAATGACTCCGCTGCAGTTTTAATGCAACCTTAAATACAAACCAAACTCAATTATTAAAACTGGTAATTTAATGTTCCCCAACATTCAGGCTGAAACCTTATAAAGCGTCATATATTAGTTGAGGACTTGTTATGAACCAAAGTAGCATTCAGCTGACTCTGGAGCCtaatacataaaacaaaaataaatatcttcATCTTCGtctcacacagagacagaatatAAGAAGAatggaaatatattttaaaaactgtacttTATCTCTAATCTTCGTGTCATGACAATTTAGACAAATAACCACTTGTCTCAGAACCAAACTGCGTTATAACAACTGGTACTCTTATATTTCTTCATATTTTAGTTGTTAACTGAAACCTTTGAAAATGTCTCTTAATCATTTACGACTTGTTATGAACTTAACTTAATTTCAGCGGATGATGCTTTATTTACTTCAATAAAATACCCAGGCATCCTCCACTTATCCCGCTGATACAAACCGCAGAGATCGGGTTCCGCAGATGCGGATTTGACTCACTCTGGTGTCACTTGTAGGAATAATACACACGCCGAATTTATCATGTTtccataaaaaatattaatccGTAACGGCAACAACAAATATAGCATCAATCGTTCAGAAAACCACAGTGCCCTATCAAGTTTACGTTTTGTGAGTTAGCCTCTGTTAGCCGCAGCTAACATGTATGAAGACAGACAAAGAAGCGAACACAGGAAAAGTTAACGCGCATTAACACCTTCAACACTTTGATTTATCACATACTTCAATGTGTGAAGCAGCTCAGCGACATTTTAATGTAGAATTTGTCTCAAATTAAACAGAACTCACCGGAACCTTTCTTCTCCAGCACCATGTTTTCTGTCACTTCCTCTTTACGGCAGCCGCAGAGGTACCAAATCAGTCGAAGCGCGTATTCCTTTACGACAGCTCCACAGATTCACATTTACAAACAGAGACTCTtacacaacaacattaatggaaacAATACCTTAACCATATTATTTTTGTGACGTACTAAAGGTAAAATGACgcaacagctgtgttgttgtgatTTTCTTTGCTACGTAGAGCCACGAGGGACATCACTGCTATCAGTTGACCGcgtttctgtgtctttgtcgCCGCCTGGTGGGGACAGTTCAACTGTTTCTGAATTCAGTCTGCTTCGAGCGTGAAAAAGAACCCATATAGATCAGTTGCCATTATTATTAGTTAATACAAAtaattttacagtaaaaaaaagctTCTGTAGCGTTGGTGAACGCGGTGTCTTTGTGCACAAAATACTCTGACTGAACATGAAGAAATGTGAACTCTGCCACTGCAAACAGAGGAGTGTGAACAGACTAACACAAGAGTTAAAAGTCAGAACTACAACAAGGGCCAGCTTCTGctcatctaaaaaaaaaaaaaaattaaaaaaaatgtttttattgtaaattgatttaaattttttttttttatcataaattAGATGAAAAATAGGACTGAGGGACTAAAATAATTAGATGTAGGTCTCAGGCCATGTGGAGTGATTAAAAAGCTTCAAAACAAACTGTTAAATGGACTTCAGGCAGCGTCTCTGCAGCGTTCATCAGTTCAGATCAAaacttttttaataaaaataaaagtagggATGTTTCTTGGGACTTATCTTCTTAACATTTAAACAGAGGCTTAAATTATGACTAGCTTAGTCTAAGAAAAAGATGGAGCACATTTTCATCTGTAGCGTTAAACATTGTCCCAGAAAATACTGACTATATCATGAGAGCCAATTTTTCAATAAccaaactgtatttttaaagtTGCTGAAACGTGTGACACATTGTCCTAAAAACCATGGAAACAGCTCACTAAATAAAAGTTAACATACACAATTTATTGGAAACAAAAAAGCTTTAGGGAAATTAATCTTTCAGATACGAGCCTGAAATTTGCAGCTGCATTTTAACACACAATcgcaaaaataataatgaaattcTCCCTGCTTGACTATTATTTCTGGTGCTGACTCGCGAAGGAAGCAACATTTAATCGACTTGTCAACTTATTGCACACACCCTACGTACGACAAAATTTAACGCCAAAATCAAACCAGTAGAGACTATTTAATTTGTGGTTAGTTATCAGATGcatgaaaattaatatttatatcATAGTTTTATCTGGTATCTTCCCACTGTTTGTAACAAAAATTCAATGATTTATAATTCCAaatgacttttccaaaaatgtGTAATCAATTTACTATCTGCATGACTTTTCAAaaattgattattatttttataattccACTACTTTCCACTAATTACTGTGCTGTGCGATTCCCATGTCTTTTCCAGCCCTGGAAAACATGACTGTGAAATTCCAttacttttccaggttttccatgaccatgggaaccctggacaatggagagagagagaaaaaaaaaaatcaacataatgAAAATTAGTCATCGAACgttttgtattttatacttTGCAGCAGCTCCAGAAAACAGAAGTTGATAGAAAACTTTtagaaaacttttatttttcaaatgtccaaaatttTTTCCAACATGAGCTCAATAATGCCTAAACTCTGCAACAGCTTCACTTTCCCCCGACACAGAAAACAAACGCACCTCGCTGTGACAgtaaaattatttattcaaatcTCAAAACTTTATTTGCTCAgtcattaacaaataatttaacGCAGTTTGTACAAAGCCAGAGACAGTTGAATCCTCGTATCGACAGGCACGcatggagagaaaatgaaggCAGTGTCAGGTGGAAACCTCCTAAGTCCAGTTTTTGTGGAGCTGCTCCTCAAAAgcatcaaaacacaacaaaaggaaataaacacTGAGAGGAGACGACGGCTTCACGCCAACGAGACAATACTCGACTACATGATGGAAACAAAGATCCAAAGaacaaaatgaatttaaaacacactgaagaataaaacatgaaaatataaaaggCCTTTAGTGTTTCTCAGTTTAAAAATATCTCTAACACTCCGTTCACACACTTTTACTCCTCAGACTTGTCAacattaaaatacttttttaaatattctgtCTTAATTTTGCTCTTATGTCTCTCCTGATGTCTCTGACACATCAGAGTAACCCGTGGTCCTCATCATGCCTAGCTACACTgctggttgccatggtaacccCAGCATCACCCAGGTGGCGAGTGAGAGGCGCCTTTTTCTGGTTGATGTTACTCAAAGCTGCTGTGGAACAATCAGGAACTTTAGTCTGCAACAACGTCGTTTTTGGAGTTTGATGGAGTGTAACAGCAGCGAGGTGATGCTAAcacgcgcacgcacgcacacacacacgcacacacgaacattaacacacacacacacacacacacacacacacacacacacacacacacacacacacacaggtggagTGTGTTCTGATTGCATAGTTTCAggtagtgtaaaaaaaataaggcAGCACGGTGTTACGTGATTTAAATTCTGACAAgtgactcttattttgaaatgctcATCTGAACTTACAAAATGAAGATAAATAGAgtgactcttattttgaaatgttcTGCAATGATGCGTTCAGGTACCTCTCTGAAAATCTGTTACACCTGCACCATGTGATCTCATCACCCAATCAGAAATAATACAATCTGCAGGGAAAATTAAAGTCAGGGTGGGAAATGTTCGGAGACGATGCATTCAAGGTCATCACGGCTACTCCTCCGTCCTGTCCATTTCAATCAGGGATGATGAGGTTGACACACACTcgctcactctcacacacacagacacacacacacacacacacagtagaccAGTTGAAGTGGTTGGTGTGTCTGATTGgctctttaaacacacacacacacacacacacacacacacacacacacacatacacatacacatacacacacgtccTGTAGATGTGTCTCCTAGGGGTCCACGAAGGACACCATGATGTATCTGGTCCCTTTGGTGGTGGGCAGACCCTCATGGTAGTGCGTCAGGCGGCCGGGGTGCATGAAGGACCAGCCCTTCCTGGGAGACTCCACCTTACAGTCGTAACGCAGGAACCTGCAGCCTCcaccctaacacacacacacacacacacacacacacacacacacacacacacacacacacacacacacacacagtctcatgTTGAGGCGGCGCTGACCATCAATTTCATTGGTTAAAACATCTCTTACTGATTGACTTAGTGAATAACgtgatgacaaaatcacttttaGAGGATGAAACACATCAGGAGGTGAAAATGAGCATTAaagtataaaaacaatgatCAGTGCATCATTGATTAAAGAAAAAGTCTCTGCTCTGGTTTCCTGTTCATTCAGAGTCTGAGTTGTAACTTCCTCCTGAATGATCAAATGCTGGAAGGTTTTATCTGATCACAAgttagttttctgtgtgtgtgcgtgtgtgtgtgtgtgtgtgtgtgtgtgtttacctcgTAGTCGATGCCCTTGTTGTTCAGGGCGATGTTGATGGTGAAGGTGGAGGAGTCGTGATGCGGCCGCAGAGCGGGCTGCTCGTCAGGACGGTAACGCACCACAAAGTTCATTATGGCCTGGgcctgcgcacacacacaaacacacacacatgatgggACTGTAGATCAGGACTAAACACCATATTATCACTTCACTGTGTGACACTGTGTGTCACTGAACTTCCTGCTAACTGCTGACCAGAGacttcacagcaaaaacattcaTGTAACAGACAGGTGTTTCATAAGCACCAGTGGCTCacctttgatttatttaattaaaaactactctatttaactttattataacagaactttatttaactttattacaacagtactttatttaacgcAGAAAAGTCTTCAGAGTAAAAAGTAATTTTGCAGCTTTTAttgttatcattttttttttttacttttttcaaatatattcacCCACAAAACCACACCAGTAAGTCTAGAATGATTACTTATTTCCAAAAAGAGCCATTTAAGTTGTCTggtgaaaatacacacacacacacacacacacacacatacacacatacacatatatatatatatatatatatatatacatatatatatatatatacatatacacacacatatatatatatatatatatatatatatatatatatatatatatatatatatatatatatatatacacatgtatatacatgtatatatatatatatatatatatacatgtatatatatatatatatatatatatatatatatatatatacacatagacacacacatatacacacacacacatatatatgtgtatatatatatgtgtatatacatacacatatatatatatatatagatatatatatattttttttcccttttcattttttcatataGCAATATATTGGCTATCGGATATTGCCTTGGAGTAACATCTGGACTGTACCTTGGGGTAACATCTGGACTGTACCTTGGAGTAATATCTGGACTGTACCTTGGGGTAATATCTGGACTGTACCTTGGAGTAACATCTGGACTGTACTTTAGGGTAATATCTGGACTGTACCTTGGAGTAATATCTGGACTCTACCTTGGGGTAACATCTGGACTGTACCTTGGAGTAACATCTGGACTGTACCTTGGAGTAATATCTGGACTGTACCTTGGAGTAATATCTGGACTGTACCTTGGGGCAACATCTGGACTCTACTTTGGGGTAACATCTGGACTGTACCTTGGAGTAACATCTGGACTGTACCTTGGAGTAATATCTGGACTGTACCTTGGGGCAACATCTGGACTCTACTTTGGGGTAACATCTGGACTGTACCTTGGAGTAACATCTGGACTGTACCTTGGGGTAACATCTGGACTGTACCTTGGAGTAATATCTGGACTGTACCTTGGGGTAACATCTGGACTGTACCTTGGAGTAATATCTGGACTGTACCTTGGGGTAATATCTGGACTCTACTTTGGGGTAACATCTGGACTGTACCTTGGGGTAACATCTGGACTGTACCTTGGAGTAACATCTGGACTGTACCTTGGGGTAACATCTGGACTGTACCTTGGAGTAATATCTGGACTGTACCTTGGAGTAATATCTGGACTGTACCTTGGGGTAATAACTGGACTGTACCTTGGGGTAACATCTGGACTGTACCTTGGGGTAATAACTGGACTGTACCTTGGGGTAACATCTGGACTGTACCTTGGAGTAATATGTGGACTCTACCTTGGAGTAATATCTGGACTGTACCTTGGGGTAACATCTGGACTGTACCTTGGAGTAACATCTGGACTGTACCTTGGGGTAACATCTGGACTGTACCTTGGAGTAATATCTGGACTGTACCTTGGGGTAATAACTGGACTGTACCTTGGGGTAACATCTGGACTCTACCTTGGGGTAACATCTGGACTGTACCTTGGGGTAATAACTGGACTGTACCTCGGGGTAATATCTGGACTGTACCTTGGGGTAATAACTGGACTGTACCTTGGGGTAATATCTGGACTGTACCTTGGGGTAATAGCCAGGATAGAGTTTTTCGGTGACAGGAACGATGTACTCTCTGAGGAATTTCATCCACTCCTTCTCAAATCCGATCTGGTTCATGTGGATATCCACAGTCGGGACATTTTCATAACCACCAGCCAGACGCTcatcctaaacacacacacatacatacaagaaaaaagtttaaaaactcAAACCTCATTCTACTCGCCTGTTTCccacacagtcagacaggtTAATTAACAGGTTACCTTGTGTGATCCTCCAGACCATCCTCCATGGTGCTCCATAGTCTCCACCAGATGATCACACATCTTCTCTGAGAAGGCTGGAAACCAGTAAACATCTGGACAGGGCTGAGAGAGACAGATTTCAGATCATTAAACTACAGATGGTACAGATGATTATTAAAACTTTCATTACTGGATTGTACTGATGTGAAAGGTCAATAAAACATATTCATCTGAAACAGAgcgcagagacagagacagatatcGATCTGCTTGTTGGGATGTTGTTTTATTACCTGCTCCACAAAACTCTTCTCATCTTCAAAGATCCTGGAGTAGTTCTCATGGATGTACTTCTCCTTCCAGTCCtgaagatacacacacacaatcagccTGTGCTTTCATTCACTTAAAcatgtgttcatgttcatgtgtttgtatgttagGCTGACCACAGGGTTATCGAAGATCTGCCACATGTCCGGGTGCAGTCTGGATGTGTTGAAGTTGGTGGATGCCACAAGACGACCAAACTCATCGCGGTTTGACACGAACATGAAGACTCCCTGTCGACACAGAGATGAACTTTAACAAAGGTTCATTACACTTCAATGTTTTGGTAAGTATTCAGAGATTCATCCTGTCTTCAAAAACATGCACTGAAGAAACAAACGTGCTGCTGTAGTTGTGAGGTCAGCGGGTGTTCGCCATGTGTTACCTGGTCTCTGATGCTCCTGCAGAACACCATGTCAGGGTCCATCTCCTCGTCCACGTACAGGCTCACCTGGGACAGTTTGGACCGCAGCACGCTGCCTTTGATCAGGTACGCCTGAGTGATGTACGGTACGTTCCACAGTCCgctacacacatacatacagtttAACATATGTCACATCACCTGTGCTGTGAGAAAACTTCTTGTTTCAGCCTCGTCTATAAACCAAGGTGCAGTCAACTATTTGACTAAACTACTGAGTGCATACTCACATCCTCTTGCCTTGGACAATTTCAATGTAGTCTTCAGATCTGGAGTAGTAGCCTTCAGGACTCAGAGCACCCCAGAAGTTACTCCACAGCTTCCCATGTTTGGACAACATGGGAGCTATAACTGATCTGAAACAGAGAATTTCAAACGAACATTTAACACTAATTTTCTCTCATTAAACCAAAGCATAAAAACACGTACTCAGAGCGTCTGGTTTGAGTGTAACATCACCAAGCAGTGACTCTGAAAGGTTAAAAACTTCACTAAGTAATGAGAAAACTTAAAtcaaaaaatgttcatttaCAGAAAGAAATATTAGTATCATCCAGCTGCAGAGCAGGACTTCCTGTCCAGCCCACACCACCTTCAGAAAACAAAGGTAGCAGCAGCAGGTTTTAGGGTCGTagtgtagtagtagtagtagtatgtgGTATAGAAGGGTACTAGTGTGTACCTGTTAGAATGTAGGGTATGTAGAAGGGTACTAGTGTGCACCTGTTAGGGTGTATAGAAGGGTACTAGTGTGTACCAGTTAGGATGTAGGGTGTATAGAAGGGTACTAGTGTGTACCTGTTAGGATGTAGGGTACATAGAAGGGTACTAGTGTGAACCTGTTAGGATGTAGGGTGTATAGAAGGGTACTAGTGTGTACCTGTTAGGATGTAGGGTGTACAGAAGGGTACTAGTGTGTACCTCTTAGGATGTAGGGTGTACAAAAGGGTACTAGTTTAAACCTGTTAGAATGTAGGGTACATAGAAGGGTACTAGTGTGTACCTGTTAGGATGTAGGGTATATAGAAGGGTACTAGTGTGTACCAGTTAGGATGTAGGGTATATAGAAGGGTACTAGTGTGTACCAGTTAGGATGTAGGGTGTATAGAAGGGTACTAGTGTGTACCTGTTAGGATGTAGGGTATATAGAAGGGTACTAGTGTGTACCTGTTAGAATGTAGGGTATGTAGAAGGGTACTATTGTGCACCTGTTAGGGTGTATAGAAGGGTACTAGTGTGTACCTGTTAGGATGTAGAATATATAGATGAGAAATAGTGTAAACCTGTTAGGATGAAGGGTATATAGAAGGGTACTAGTGTGAACCTGTTAGGATGTAGGGTATATAGAAGGGTACTAGTGTAAACCTGTTAGGATGTAGGGTACATAGAAGGGTACTAGTGTGAACCTGTTAGGATGTAGGGTATATGGAAGGgtactgattgattgattgattgattgatctgttTATTTACAGATCACGTACAGACTACGTACTTGTTTTCCTCGATTAGTATCCTCAGTGTGTCTGGGTTTGTCAAGGCCACCTCGGAGTCGATGCTGAAATAGTAATCACACTCTGGATCCTTCTTACACGCCTcgctgcacacaaacacataagtATACATGTTATGTGTTAAGTATACATGTTAGTTTAAGTTTTATAACATCTACATTTGTGTTGAGGGTCgaaaaaagtaattttctgtcaatcaactaATTATTTCTGCTCTGGTTCAAAAATGTTCTGAAGAGATCTCCAATGTTCTATGAAAATTCAACCATATTCTGTTCAGGTTCTAAGATACACTCAAACATCTGTGTGTGGTCTACAGATGTTCTGAAGACTTAAGCTGTTGTTCTGAAGGTGGTGTAGTGTCCTCAGAGGTTGAATAACACTTATCTCTCCACTCACACAGCCATCGTTCTGGCCTTGCTCTCCTGCAGGTTCTCCTCAGGTCCAACCAGCAGGGCATCAGGGAACAGAGCTCTGTGACGCTCCCAGAACTTCTGGATGTGACGCTCGTGGTACACAACCTGGATCACAGGCAGATTACAACAGATCAGAGTACAGCAGGATAAATACAGatcagaaaaaatgaaaatagattTTCGTTCCGTTTGTGTCGTACGTTGTTATGGATGAAGAGGCGGATTCTCGTCATCGGGTAATTCAGTGTCGCCAGTCGGTCCAAGAACTCCTCCATGAAGGGAGTCGCATGTTCAATAAACACCGCGATGTACACCAGAGGCATCTCCTcatcctaaacacacacacacacacacacacacacacacatttttaacattgtgatgaagctgaaataaaataagagaTTAAACATCAGCGTTATCAGGTGAGTGTACGTACAGGTGCGTCATTGAAGAACAGCAGGTCATCATCACAGATCCCACAGCCGTTCTCAAAGGTCCACGCTGTGGGAACGTAGTTACCCAGATAATTCAACTGCAGCtgcagagacaaagaaagacatTTCTGTCATCTGATCCACTTCACACTCCTgaaaacatttctaaaacaCATGAAGTAAAGCTTAATCGTTATGACCCAGTAAAGCTCATCAGATGTTCTGCTGTGATGTCAGCTACATGGAGGTG
Coding sequences within it:
- the znhit1 gene encoding zinc finger HIT domain-containing protein 1, which encodes MVLEKKGSARVEAGQRRVLDEATRQRRLTRQLEALEKDNFQDDPLSSLPPPGPTARLPAFSETEEPEKKKRKTRGDHFKQRFRKNFTTLLEEENLSERPEPNYLSAAAPPSSLPPRHFCCVCGFPSHYTCTTCGGRYCSSKCLCTHRETRCLKWTL